The DNA sequence tacaaagaactaggatgctgggagttcgcacgctacgctgctgcagggggggagtagcggccagaagtcgcactaggcggaattggtgtGCAGAAAGAAAAAATTGATTtagcggacaggaaacgggagcccaaggaacataATTTGGACTTACTGTcttcttcgttcgtatgtctgaaagttcataagttgaaagttcgtaagtagaggagcgtctgtgtatatatatatatatatatatatatatatatatatatatatatatatatatgtgtgtgtgtgtgtgtgtgtgtgagtatatataTAAAGAGCAAAATAGAAAGAGACAGATTATATATTGAATAAAAGGTTTTAAAGAATCTCTTTTATGGCCCCGAAGAGGGAAAAACCCTGTCGACCGCTGCACAGAACACACTCCTCCACACACTTTTCCATGTATAACCAACAGTGTCACCACCACTAGCACCAATATATCTGTGAGCACAGGGCTTGATGGCTGTGCAATGGGCTTTTCCCTGTGCCCAAAAAGGATGAGCCGACGGAATGGAGGGTAAGCGAGCTGTCCTTCACTGAGCTCCAGCAGAAGGTGCGGGAGTTCAACGCTCAGGTCAACAGAGATCTCTACATAGTCCTGGTGAGTGACCTCACTGACGGCCTGCACGCTGCCAAAAGCACAAAAGTGCATCTGTTGACACTCTTTCACACATCTGCACACTTACCAACCCACTCGTTTGATCCATGTAgtacatgcacatacacaggCCAAGCATgcaaaaatacatataatgcaggTTCACAGTATAGTTTGAGGAATAATCTTAACTTTAAGTCACATCTCTGTACATTTAGCACACTAATGGAGGTGGTGTTTTGACATGCATCCACGCAGAATAAAGACGGCTCCTTTACTGGTGTCATCAAAGTCTGGATCAGACCGAAGTACTCCGTGACTGTGCCAAGCGAGGGTAGTGGAGCCCGCAGCTCCTATCACCTGCCCCAGCTGGACACGGCCACGCCCCTGCACATCAGCTCGTCCACTCGTGCCCATGACATTGTCCACGCGTTGCTTAGTGCATTTGGTGTGAGAGAGAACCCTGGCGAGTTTGCCCTATTCGAACACAGAGAGCAGAGTGACCAAGGTGAGATAGTACCTGAGCATGACTGCGCTCGATGGCTTTGTTTTGTAGTAGGTATTGAATCCTTCTATCTTCCAATTGTTTATCCTGTAACGATCGCTGGGGGACGTAGAACTTATGAGAATAGCTCATCTTGGACAtgactggagggggggggggaacttggGATATGATGGGGATTACATGATAAATACATAGAAAGGATGGATTAGTGGGCTGTCGCTGTCTGTTTGTCCCCAAAGTGTACCAGAGGAAGTTGGAGGGTtcagagcgccccctgctgctgcGGATATGTGCTGGCCCTAGTGAAAAGTCCCTCAgcctggtgctgaaggaaaacagGACTGGTGAGATCAATGTAAGTACAGCCATTCTTCCAGCTTCTGATCACTAGTAATACATGGCACATTTAATACTAACACATGGCCTCATTAATCGTTAATGATTTGTGGATAATGCCTAAAATGCATACACTTATATTAAAGTGGGATGGCGTAAAACTACTGATGGGCATATTAAGCTTCAGGAACCATTTGCCGTATTATCTGATTCCACTGGATGCTCTCTaggtgctctctgttcataaaagggctcaaagcatgccccaaagcaaacaaagagcaccatctagtggggtcaaaaaatacagcaaatggttcatgaagctacATTTGCCCATCACTACTTATCCGCGCAAGCAGAATTTATTAAATAAGTAATACTGGTCAATAGTATTTGCTGTTTTGTTCCTCATGTTGATGACGATGGAgtgtcactgggtcactcgCTTGCAGTACTGGGTTAGCAACTAATTCACTGTcgtccacacatacacacagtgggAAGCTTTCACTGAGCCAGAGCTACGCAATTTCCTACATATTCTGCAGTGTGAAGAAGAGGAACACATCAGGCATATAGTGGAACGTTATGTCTGTGCACGGGaccacctgcaggaggcgctggcGAGCATCACACAGCCTGATATGACTCATGTGTCTGAACAGCGCCATCAGGGGGCACCCAGAATCCAAAAATCATACAAATTGCCATATGTACATAGTGAATTTCAGGGAATGAATAACCTAACGACCATGAACTGGTGAAGTGCAGGCCGGCTACATTGGTAGCTGGAACTTCTCTGCTATAGAAGAAAGTGAAATATAAATTCTTCAACCACAGATAAGTTATATCTATATTACACTGAAGTTAATACATCTGCTTCTGTTACTTGAAACAGAATCTGtatatttttaacttttttatttcattcagAATGATTATCTGATGTCTAGGAGACCTTAAAAAGTTCTGTTGAGACATAATGTGTGCAAAATATGATGTATTCTATACATTACTACACTTTAGAGATAGGAGTACTTGTATGAGGAGTATTGTGAGACATATTAGCATTGGTATGTATTTTCCGTATCCATCAGTATCCCAGaccaatgtcagttctgtcTTTATCCAAATTATGATTTTATTACAAATTAACATACTGCTTCGGCTCCAGGTTGTGGTTCTGTTCAATTTTTTGCTCCAACATACTCTCACAGGAGTGAAAGTATGGTAAAAACAAAGGGCCTCAAACATATTGCCACCCCTCCACAAAGTCCTGAAAGAGATATGTTGATATTACATAAGCCTGCAAGGTTAGGATAACATATTTCTAGTGTTCATATGAGGAAGAGGAATTaattatcaggtgtgtgtgtgtaggttatgTACTGCATATACtacatttttttggggggggggggggcaaatgtccccacaatgtgatacaataaaatttcagtccccacaaggggaagattttataaaaatctgtaactgcagtgaaaaaaataaattccaaaagtcttgtattttccttggttacttatggttaagattgtcattctTGGGATTAGAAATAGAAATAAATagacagggggcggcatggtggtgcagtggttagcactgttgcctcacacctctgggacccgggttcgaatctccacctgggtcacatgtgtgtggagtttgcatgttctccccatgtcgtcgtggggtttcctccgggtactccggtttccccccacagtccaaaaacatgctgaggctaattgggcttgctaaattgcccataggaatgcgtgtgtgagtgcatggtgtgtgagtgtgccctgcgatgggctggccccccatcctgggttgttcccagcctcgtgcccattgcttccgggataggctccggaccccccgcgacccaataggataagcggtttggaaaatggatggatggataaatagacagtccccataaagatatggatacaaatgtgtgtgtgtttgtaattaATACATTGTAGGCACCCATTTTCCCTACAATGTGATAAATACCAGTAACTTTTTACCTTGTAGAGACATTCTTTTTGGTCCCTACAAGTGGAAACTaaattttgcaaaaagaaatctgtgactgcaatcaaaaaacttaaaatggcaaaagtcttttattttgttaggttacctgggtaggggttaaggttgttataGGTGGGATTATGTCCATAGAAATTATACATATTTTGCAGTGGGTtaatattaatgtttttttctaatttATGATGTCAAAGGAACGCAGTTCAGCCAGATTTGACCTTATCAGCAACGAGAAGAAGCGCTGCAAACTACCGTGCCCGAAACGGGATTTTAAATTCATTCAGGTTCTGAGGTCGCCTAAGGTAAAACTCAACGACAAAATTCACCAAGGAAACCATGATCTTTGGGTTTAAAAGCTTTTTAATGTATATATTTAGTAAATTATTTGTGGGTTTAGGATCAGGTTCTTTTTCAATGAAAAAATATTTAGGGAGGTTTAAAACCTTCCATTCATTCAGTTGGAGAAATTAGTAAATACATCCCTTTAGTCTTGTACAGATAGAATGCTTGTTATTATGATTATAATGATTTGGCTTATTTCGGCAAAAGATTTCAAAAGATATTGTAGACATCCTGAGGTAAGATGAGAAGCTCAAATATGCTCAGTACAAAATTACTGTATTGGCGACTTAAAATATAATTTCCCTTTTCACATTACCAAGTTTTCTAAAGTTTCATAAATTTCCCGCTTCGTTTAAAAGTTGTCTCAATATACCTCCGTACTTTTTTTTACGGTTCTGCTCAGAAGTCCCGCTGCAACCCTACACGTTACTGGTTTAGTGCAACCCCTTCCCCCGGATCCTAAATACGGCCTACAGCAGGAATTTGGAGAAGCGATATTACACTCCTCTGGATtgattacagtatgtactgtatatgataTAATTGTATATAACATAAAAATCGATTCATGACTTAAGTCAATAGATGCACATTTACTGGAAGGCTAAAGCCCCCTCTAAAATAGCCCTAACGATAAAGACAATGGTGGTTAGTAGATGTCTTTATGGCACTCCTCTGTCATGTGACAAGGGGTGCGCATCGGAAATGACGTTGTAAGACGGCAGTTTTTTTGAAGGACAAAACCTTTGAACTTTGAAGATTGGCATGGGCCGTCTAAGAGCTTCCGGTTTTATTATAGAGGCAGTTTAACATGTCATGCTGGGTTAGTTTGCTACCTcgtatttcattttcttattgTCAACAATTTTTTCTTGATTTTTAGTGTTTGCTTGAATTATAGTAAAGTATATAGACTTAACCATTTGACAAATATTTATGTTTTAATAGCTAGCTTGCGATTGAACAGTCTGTGATTGCCCGATTTTTGGTTTGTATCTTGCATAAACTGTATCTGCACACTTGCCTGCGCTGTCTGCAAACTCTATCGTTCACGGACACCCGAAAATCTAACCCTAACGCCTTGGTAAGGTAATGGGTCACGctgttataatattttgtcatcGCACTATTCGCTTCAAATCAGTTTTTTGGCTGGAAAAGTACCAACTAAATATTTACCTCAGTATCCGTGTCTAAATAATCTGAATAACAGTGTCAGTCTCTTAAAACCAATATGTAATGTCTTGCCATCTCTGACTGTTGAAGTCTATGGATTACTATCAGTGAATGCTTACATACTAGCTTCTTATTCATTATATTAACTGATAACACGGGGGTAAGCCGTGTATTCGTTTAAATGGCGTTTTGTCGCCCGCAGTAATAATG is a window from the Brienomyrus brachyistius isolate T26 chromosome 8, BBRACH_0.4, whole genome shotgun sequence genome containing:
- the LOC125747940 gene encoding ras association domain-containing protein 1-like — translated: MSQDELIELQALMPEGYIELVVPRPLARRQHYSERVRAVRLVDGGLCWEGPGEGHAFDPCSLAQPTWCDLCGEFIWGLYKQSLRCTLCRFTCHYRCRAFIKLDCCWKGGALANQSDLAEDSVEMDTNVDEPTEWRVSELSFTELQQKVREFNAQVNRDLYIVLNKDGSFTGVIKVWIRPKYSVTVPSEGSGARSSYHLPQLDTATPLHISSSTRAHDIVHALLSAFGVRENPGEFALFEHREQSDQVYQRKLEGSERPLLLRICAGPSEKSLSLVLKENRTGEINWEAFTEPELRNFLHILQCEEEEHIRHIVERYVCARDHLQEALASITQPDMTHVSEQRHQGAPRIQKSYKLPYVHSEFQGMNNLTTMNW